The following proteins are encoded in a genomic region of Paenibacillus sp. FSL R7-0273:
- a CDS encoding sensor histidine kinase, with the protein MIVFALLIATLLSFFSYELISYYQRKTTIQATEFNLQLVSHIIEQDLLNLSVLAMTSSTNSTTNTLLADYFESPDAKARDALDVFSSMQEDFQINRSYNYVRRLIVTDNNGKFLQLDNSVSVSTPLTIHNIGQITGLNNEATEEYDQVIKDPLSTAYGIPFILPIYGDHASRIGTVYLLVNTSVITDKLKGYTLPEDSRLLLTLGNNHYEITGDKIQQITTPYEPVAYTEDEPVGPMTKLSEIRLEDEERTLAVSYVVRSGVELTQTIAGNQFAPKANIWIPIMFGVCLLVLVLSGIITLYLTRTISLPVEKLKKRIDKIAQGNFLLDRNIEWNSELGDVGRGINRLSQDIIALMDSRLADEKQKQELEYRMLQNQINPHFLYNTLNSIKWMATIQNATGIAEMTTSLSRLLRSIAKDNRRLLPLRDELNLLEDYFLIQKYRYGSTVTMVQSIADEELLSGLIPRFTLQPLVENAIFHGIEPKGRGDIQITVAKSGFADILITVEDNGVGMPEEQISHILSKQEEGAKGLFENIGLRSVNERLQLAFGEPYGLSIESKPGQYTQMKIVIPFQLKE; encoded by the coding sequence ATGATTGTGTTTGCGCTGCTGATCGCCACCCTGCTGTCCTTTTTCAGCTATGAGCTTATTTCCTATTATCAGCGCAAAACGACAATCCAGGCAACCGAGTTCAACCTGCAGCTTGTCTCCCATATTATAGAACAGGACCTGCTCAACCTGTCCGTGCTGGCAATGACCAGCAGTACTAATTCTACTACTAATACGCTGCTGGCGGATTATTTCGAATCACCCGATGCCAAGGCCAGGGATGCGCTGGATGTATTCAGCTCGATGCAGGAGGATTTTCAGATTAACCGCTCCTACAATTATGTCCGCCGGCTGATCGTAACGGATAATAACGGAAAATTCCTGCAGCTCGACAATTCGGTCAGTGTGTCCACTCCGCTTACGATCCACAATATCGGCCAGATTACCGGACTGAACAACGAGGCTACAGAGGAATATGACCAGGTGATCAAGGACCCGCTCTCCACCGCCTATGGCATTCCGTTTATTCTGCCGATTTACGGGGACCATGCCTCCCGGATCGGGACCGTCTACCTGCTGGTCAACACCTCGGTCATTACCGACAAGCTGAAGGGCTACACCCTGCCGGAGGATTCGCGTCTGCTGCTGACGCTCGGCAACAATCATTATGAGATTACCGGTGACAAAATACAGCAGATTACAACCCCCTACGAGCCGGTCGCTTACACCGAGGATGAGCCTGTCGGCCCGATGACCAAGCTGTCTGAGATCCGTCTGGAGGATGAGGAGCGAACGCTGGCCGTCTCCTACGTGGTCAGAAGCGGAGTTGAGCTGACCCAGACGATTGCCGGCAACCAGTTCGCGCCAAAGGCAAATATATGGATACCGATTATGTTCGGCGTCTGCCTGTTAGTGCTTGTGCTCAGCGGCATCATTACCTTATATCTGACCCGGACCATCAGCCTGCCGGTGGAGAAGCTCAAGAAACGGATCGACAAAATCGCCCAGGGCAACTTCCTGCTCGACCGCAACATTGAGTGGAACAGCGAGCTTGGGGATGTCGGCCGGGGAATCAACCGCCTGTCCCAGGATATCATTGCCCTGATGGACAGCAGGCTGGCGGATGAGAAGCAGAAGCAGGAGCTGGAGTACCGGATGCTGCAGAATCAGATCAACCCCCATTTTCTCTATAACACGCTAAATTCGATCAAATGGATGGCTACGATCCAGAACGCTACAGGCATTGCGGAAATGACCACCTCCCTGTCGAGGCTGCTGCGCAGCATTGCCAAAGACAACCGCCGCCTGCTGCCGCTGCGTGATGAGCTGAACCTGCTGGAGGATTATTTTCTGATCCAGAAATACCGCTATGGGAGCACTGTAACGATGGTGCAGAGCATTGCGGACGAGGAGCTGCTATCCGGCCTGATTCCGCGCTTTACCCTGCAGCCGCTGGTGGAGAATGCGATTTTTCACGGCATTGAGCCCAAGGGCAGAGGCGACATCCAGATTACCGTGGCCAAAAGCGGCTTCGCCGACATTCTGATTACAGTCGAGGACAACGGGGTCGGCATGCCGGAGGAGCAGATTTCGCATATCCTGTCCAAGCAGGAGGAGGGGGCGAAGGGGCTGTTCGAGAACATCGGGCTGCGCAGCGTCAATGAGCGGCTGCAGCTGGCGTTCGGGGAGCCTTACGGGCTGTCGATTGAGAGCAAGCCGGGACAATATACGCAGATGAAAATTGTGATCCCGTTCCAGCTGAAGGAATAG
- a CDS encoding response regulator: MIKLLIADDEALVCIGLQSMLKWEQYNIEIVGVAHNGAQEEEMIDSLRPDIVISDIKMPIKTGLQVADSVRKKYGRVPLFIILTSYEEFEYARSAIEVQAADYLVKLELTPETLAASIQRAITLLGEYQTIESYPKLVHRGNLQAERDKFFVRLFNNLFENKNQYLLQKEDLDLDLSGSAYVVCTCRILGPDTVPPRGDKLVALCSSTVQMAKDTLTSVRPCHVTSLDLRNFAVTLPVCGTDPQLWMPDTRKLLADMASVLHNYFNVTIIGAIGFAVEDPYLLRESYLAARKALPAAVNAQSFVFFSEGKPPEQDFPLFDFSESRSEIRRAFEEMDTQALYAIISRMIEIFDGRSDLLVPATDAACNILYMATSLLADGEEIVEHIFGHEPEGYRAIYQMHTIEEIAGWLVCFRDGVSDMLSTRRQSYKEQIVKNVQEYIKRNLGSKLSLNQVADVFNFSPNYLSHLFSKTAKVNYVEYITETKITAAKEMMLRGEGRIYEISQKLGYESAFYFSKVFKKVTGMSPREYMQQAEVGAQAVRDSKESNRS, from the coding sequence TTGATCAAGCTGCTGATTGCCGATGATGAGGCGCTAGTCTGCATCGGCCTGCAATCCATGCTGAAATGGGAGCAGTATAACATAGAGATTGTCGGTGTGGCCCATAACGGGGCCCAGGAGGAGGAAATGATCGACAGCCTGCGCCCTGACATTGTGATCAGCGACATCAAAATGCCGATTAAAACCGGTCTGCAGGTCGCTGATTCCGTCCGTAAAAAATATGGCCGCGTCCCCCTGTTCATCATCCTGACCAGCTACGAGGAATTCGAATATGCACGCAGCGCCATTGAAGTCCAGGCTGCCGATTATCTGGTGAAGCTGGAGCTGACGCCGGAGACGCTGGCCGCCTCCATCCAGCGGGCGATTACCCTGCTCGGGGAATATCAGACGATCGAGAGCTACCCCAAGCTGGTACACCGCGGCAACCTGCAGGCCGAGCGTGATAAATTTTTCGTCCGGCTGTTCAACAATCTGTTCGAGAACAAGAACCAGTACCTGCTGCAAAAGGAGGACCTCGATCTTGACCTCAGCGGCTCCGCTTATGTGGTCTGCACCTGCCGGATTCTCGGACCGGATACCGTTCCGCCCCGCGGGGATAAGCTGGTCGCCCTCTGCTCAAGCACGGTGCAGATGGCTAAGGATACACTTACGTCCGTCAGGCCCTGCCATGTAACCAGTCTCGACCTGCGCAACTTTGCCGTTACCCTGCCTGTCTGCGGAACCGATCCGCAGCTGTGGATGCCGGACACCCGGAAGCTGCTGGCCGATATGGCCTCCGTGCTCCACAACTATTTCAATGTGACGATTATCGGGGCGATCGGCTTTGCCGTGGAGGACCCTTATCTGCTGAGGGAGAGCTATCTTGCCGCCCGCAAGGCGCTGCCGGCTGCAGTAAATGCCCAGTCCTTCGTCTTTTTCTCCGAGGGTAAGCCGCCGGAGCAGGACTTTCCGCTATTTGATTTCTCGGAGTCGCGCTCCGAGATCCGCCGGGCCTTTGAGGAGATGGATACCCAGGCGCTGTACGCGATTATCTCCAGAATGATTGAAATTTTTGACGGCCGCTCCGACCTGCTTGTCCCCGCCACCGATGCGGCCTGCAACATTCTCTACATGGCTACCTCACTGCTGGCAGATGGTGAAGAGATCGTGGAGCATATCTTCGGGCATGAGCCGGAGGGCTACCGGGCGATCTACCAGATGCATACCATTGAAGAGATTGCCGGCTGGCTGGTCTGCTTCCGCGACGGCGTCTCGGATATGCTGTCCACCCGCAGACAGAGCTACAAGGAGCAGATCGTCAAGAATGTCCAGGAATACATCAAACGCAATCTCGGCTCCAAGCTCTCGCTCAACCAGGTAGCCGATGTATTCAATTTCAGCCCCAACTACCTGAGCCACCTGTTCTCCAAAACGGCCAAGGTCAATTATGTGGAATATATCACCGAGACCAAAATAACGGCCGCCAAAGAGATGATGCTGCGCGGCGAAGGCCGGATCTATGAAATCTCGCAGAAGCTCGGCTATGAGAGCGCCTTCTACTTCAGCAAGGTGTTCAAGAAGGTCACCGGCATGTCACCGCGGGAGTATATGCAGCAGGCCGAGGTCGGTGCACAGGCTGTAAGAGACTCCAAAGAGAGCAACCGCTCATAA
- a CDS encoding GMC family oxidoreductase N-terminal domain-containing protein → MFDADVIVIGSGGGGAVAAKELGEAGLKVLVLEAGAWYGNKHWANPNTEHGGDWSSDYKDLDIGIYKKVFNSYENNMNDVVSGAFRFGPADRRRTPWHRIMRQKGDIWQASGVGGTTQHYWSQSPRAFPQAIDQVWPLSYRELIPYYEKAEATLPVQFSPTTPKEELFYYGAKKAGWQLNPTLNVTTPGYRPNPNAILPPNDRLMDPGCSLEELSDMEGCTLRGNCVNGCASGPSVDKIAKRSTLVSYVPLALKTGNVAIRPNSFVIKILTSQDPKEGLRATGVQFRDTWTGEIGELTARTVIMAAGCIETPRLWLNSSLPFNEWVGRGLTNHCFDWVGGVFEEKELMRIMGLPEVYPYVGHTSGARVDIPGTGIFQVSCLSPGLMSFLTYGFSEAGYNALNPPEPGEPWNIRGRVAGPQLKELMRNYSRTMTMLLLTDDETLYRNRVEVDPLLKDEHGPIPIVYYTPSPKTLKRRDQLARYASETLRQAGARQIIRSDTPFGFMLHLESTMRMGYVTDANCEAFQVKRLFIADNSVHFNGIGGPNPTLTTQALATRTAEKIVTEYFS, encoded by the coding sequence ATGTTCGATGCTGATGTCATTGTTATCGGCTCCGGCGGCGGCGGTGCCGTTGCCGCCAAAGAGCTGGGAGAAGCCGGCCTGAAGGTGCTGGTGCTGGAGGCAGGTGCCTGGTACGGCAACAAGCACTGGGCGAACCCGAACACTGAACACGGCGGGGATTGGAGCTCTGATTATAAGGATCTGGATATCGGCATTTATAAAAAGGTCTTCAACTCGTACGAGAACAATATGAATGATGTAGTATCCGGAGCGTTCCGCTTTGGACCTGCTGACCGGCGCCGCACACCCTGGCACCGGATTATGCGGCAGAAGGGGGATATCTGGCAGGCCTCCGGTGTCGGGGGAACGACACAGCATTACTGGTCACAGTCGCCGCGTGCCTTTCCCCAGGCCATTGACCAGGTATGGCCGCTCAGCTACCGGGAGCTGATTCCCTACTATGAGAAGGCCGAAGCTACACTGCCTGTACAATTTTCACCTACGACACCTAAGGAAGAGCTTTTCTATTACGGTGCCAAAAAAGCCGGCTGGCAGCTGAATCCAACGCTGAACGTAACCACTCCGGGCTACCGCCCTAATCCGAACGCTATTCTGCCGCCCAACGACCGTCTGATGGACCCCGGCTGTTCACTTGAAGAGCTGTCGGATATGGAGGGCTGTACGCTGCGGGGGAACTGCGTCAACGGCTGTGCATCAGGTCCTTCAGTAGACAAAATCGCCAAACGCAGCACACTTGTCAGCTATGTGCCGCTCGCCCTGAAAACCGGCAATGTTGCGATCCGGCCCAACTCCTTTGTCATCAAAATCCTCACCTCGCAGGACCCCAAGGAGGGTCTCCGCGCCACCGGTGTCCAGTTCAGGGATACCTGGACAGGGGAAATCGGGGAGCTGACGGCCAGGACTGTTATTATGGCAGCCGGCTGCATTGAAACACCGCGGCTGTGGCTGAATTCCAGCCTTCCTTTTAATGAATGGGTCGGCAGAGGGCTAACCAATCATTGCTTTGACTGGGTTGGCGGCGTATTTGAGGAGAAGGAGCTTATGCGGATTATGGGCCTGCCCGAGGTCTATCCTTATGTGGGCCATACTTCAGGAGCAAGGGTTGATATTCCGGGAACAGGCATCTTTCAGGTCTCCTGCCTGAGTCCGGGTTTAATGTCATTTCTGACCTATGGCTTCAGTGAAGCAGGCTATAATGCGCTGAACCCGCCGGAGCCCGGAGAGCCATGGAATATCCGCGGCCGGGTCGCCGGTCCGCAGCTGAAGGAGTTAATGAGGAATTACAGCCGGACAATGACCATGCTGCTCCTGACGGATGATGAAACGCTTTACCGGAATCGGGTTGAGGTTGACCCCCTGCTCAAAGACGAGCACGGCCCGATTCCAATCGTGTATTACACCCCCAGCCCCAAAACACTCAAACGGCGTGATCAGCTGGCAAGATATGCGTCTGAAACCTTGCGGCAGGCCGGGGCCAGGCAGATTATCCGCTCGGATACCCCTTTTGGCTTCATGCTTCATCTGGAAAGCACGATGCGGATGGGCTATGTAACCGATGCTAACTGTGAAGCCTTTCAAGTGAAACGCTTGTTCATTGCTGATAACAGTGTGCACTTCAACGGAATCGGCGGTCCAAACCCCACGCTTACGACCCAGGCGCTGGCTACACGGACGGCTGAAAAGATAGTAACCGAGTACTTCAGCTAG
- a CDS encoding spore germination protein — translation MRVNKRATDPFAKKIRALEPEVNIPISEQIMENKKGIAQVFANCSDLVVRELLIFGSMPAMVVYLDVLIDKQLWDDGFLEPLMQEAAPPISDPSRLEEQLKFGFSSIVQPAVVKNMTETARRIVSGETILFIEGSAQAFAFSLKDKLNRALDEPSTEAVIRGPRYGFIEKMSINLALIRHRLRTPRLKTETLSAGSLSRTDITIVYIEGIADKSVVEELKRRIAGIDMDSILESGYIEELISDHPYSPFPVMQATQRPDMTTGSLIEGKIAVITDGSPMVLILPVTFWFGFQSAEDYYMKFMFATMLRWLRYLFAFFAMALPSIFIAVTTFHQEMIPTSLTLSLAAAREVVPFPAIVEALIMETTFEALREAGIRLPRPVGQTISIVGALVIGQAAVQAGIISATIIIVVSITGISSFLIPNPGMSQAISIIRFPLMLLAATFGLYGLGIGLLVILVHLVNLRSFGVPYMSPLAPLTFNGLADTLLRAPWQALKKRHKHTRH, via the coding sequence ATGAGAGTAAACAAACGGGCAACCGATCCTTTTGCCAAAAAAATAAGGGCACTTGAACCTGAAGTAAACATCCCTATTTCCGAACAGATAATGGAGAACAAAAAAGGCATTGCCCAGGTCTTCGCCAATTGCTCCGATCTGGTTGTACGGGAGCTGCTTATCTTCGGCTCTATGCCTGCCATGGTGGTTTATCTGGATGTCCTGATCGATAAGCAGCTGTGGGATGACGGCTTCCTTGAGCCTTTAATGCAAGAAGCAGCACCTCCAATCAGCGATCCTTCCCGGCTGGAGGAGCAGCTTAAGTTCGGGTTCTCCTCCATTGTTCAGCCTGCGGTAGTAAAGAATATGACGGAAACCGCCAGACGTATTGTCAGCGGCGAAACCATCCTGTTCATTGAAGGCTCTGCGCAAGCCTTTGCCTTCTCACTCAAGGATAAGCTGAACCGCGCGCTGGATGAGCCGTCGACCGAAGCGGTTATCCGCGGGCCGCGCTACGGATTTATTGAGAAAATGTCCATAAATCTTGCCCTGATCCGTCACCGGCTCCGCACCCCCCGGCTGAAAACAGAAACATTAAGTGCCGGCAGCCTCTCCCGTACTGATATTACCATCGTATACATTGAAGGGATCGCCGACAAAAGTGTAGTAGAGGAGTTAAAGAGACGGATCGCAGGCATTGATATGGATAGTATCCTCGAATCCGGTTATATCGAAGAATTAATCAGCGATCATCCTTATTCCCCATTCCCTGTCATGCAGGCAACCCAGCGCCCGGACATGACTACAGGTTCATTAATAGAGGGGAAGATAGCCGTTATCACTGACGGCTCGCCGATGGTACTCATCCTGCCCGTTACCTTCTGGTTTGGCTTTCAGTCTGCAGAAGACTATTATATGAAATTTATGTTCGCCACCATGCTGCGCTGGCTGAGATATCTGTTTGCTTTTTTTGCGATGGCGCTGCCTTCCATCTTTATTGCTGTTACAACATTCCATCAGGAGATGATCCCGACAAGCCTGACCCTGAGTCTCGCCGCCGCACGTGAGGTTGTTCCTTTCCCGGCAATTGTCGAGGCGCTGATTATGGAAACTACCTTTGAAGCCCTGCGTGAGGCCGGAATCCGCCTCCCCCGCCCCGTCGGCCAGACGATCAGCATTGTAGGCGCCCTGGTTATCGGACAAGCGGCCGTTCAGGCCGGAATCATCTCGGCTACAATCATCATTGTCGTATCGATTACCGGGATTTCTTCCTTCCTGATCCCTAATCCGGGGATGAGCCAGGCTATCAGCATTATCCGTTTTCCGCTCATGCTGCTCGCTGCAACCTTTGGCCTGTACGGGCTGGGAATTGGCTTACTCGTCATACTGGTACATCTGGTAAATTTACGTTCCTTCGGTGTACCCTATATGTCCCCGCTTGCCCCTTTGACTTTCAATGGACTGGCTGACACATTATTGAGGGCCCCGTGGCAAGCCTTAAAGAAACGGCATAAACATACGAGGCATTAA
- a CDS encoding Ger(x)C family spore germination protein, whose protein sequence is MSRFIRTCRYMLLLIILCMTTGCWDRREMDDLALIMGSGIDLTDSGLVEVSYQIALPTGIPSAVKSGGSQKQVVVISAKGNDLQEALGKVQQQMSRYVYFGHREVFLIGESYARHGLNQVQDLFTRFPETRYNSYVLTAYGATAKEILSAPYPMELIPALAISKIQSSRQSFSVKFDEFLKAFSSPGTSPVTAAIRIIHKGTDKESVAIDRTAVYLGNKLSGFTEPSELDLLRWWIGDPYRLGFTIQAEPEEKDYKGTISVKSSESRVHVHTKILDDHPEAKVIFHTVVKVVSNNTRLNLDNEKNRKNVEQQFSRQLQSRIEGLLTHVQKEMRSDIFGMGEEIHIEHPYFWKKIQDSWSEIFPAMPVQVEVELQIEQLGKTHGRAYPKK, encoded by the coding sequence ATGAGCAGATTTATAAGGACATGCAGATATATGCTTCTCCTGATTATCCTTTGTATGACGACCGGCTGCTGGGACCGCAGGGAAATGGATGATCTCGCATTAATTATGGGCAGCGGAATCGATTTAACGGACAGCGGGCTGGTTGAGGTGTCCTATCAGATTGCGCTCCCGACAGGCATACCCAGTGCGGTGAAATCAGGGGGCAGCCAGAAGCAGGTTGTCGTCATCTCAGCCAAAGGAAATGATTTGCAGGAAGCACTGGGGAAGGTCCAGCAGCAAATGTCCAGATACGTCTATTTTGGCCACAGGGAGGTATTCCTGATCGGGGAGAGTTACGCACGGCACGGCCTTAATCAGGTTCAGGACCTTTTTACACGCTTCCCGGAGACCCGTTACAACAGCTACGTGTTAACAGCCTATGGAGCAACCGCCAAAGAAATTCTGAGCGCTCCCTACCCTATGGAACTAATTCCGGCACTAGCAATCAGCAAAATTCAAAGCAGCAGACAGAGCTTCTCCGTAAAGTTCGATGAATTTCTGAAGGCCTTCTCCTCGCCCGGAACATCCCCGGTAACTGCAGCCATCCGGATTATCCATAAGGGCACGGATAAAGAATCGGTTGCGATCGATAGGACTGCAGTCTACCTCGGCAATAAATTGAGCGGATTTACCGAGCCCTCAGAGCTTGATCTGCTGCGCTGGTGGATTGGGGACCCCTATCGTCTGGGATTTACGATTCAGGCGGAGCCTGAGGAAAAGGATTACAAGGGAACCATAAGTGTAAAGTCATCAGAGAGCCGTGTACACGTGCATACGAAGATATTGGATGATCATCCCGAGGCTAAGGTCATCTTCCATACAGTGGTTAAGGTGGTTTCTAACAACACAAGGCTGAATCTGGACAATGAGAAGAACAGAAAAAACGTGGAGCAGCAATTTTCCAGGCAGCTGCAGAGCAGGATCGAAGGCCTGCTGACCCATGTCCAGAAGGAAATGAGGTCCGACATCTTCGGCATGGGTGAGGAAATCCATATTGAGCACCCTTATTTCTGGAAAAAGATACAGGACTCCTGGAGCGAAATCTTTCCCGCAATGCCAGTGCAGGTTGAGGTCGAGCTTCAAATCGAGCAATTAGGCAAAACACATGGCCGTGCTTATCCGAAAAAATAG
- a CDS encoding GerAB/ArcD/ProY family transporter: MNLKISGMQVLWIILSMNLGMTLVMTITPSLQAAKQDAWLSIIAAGCIALLVALLVTAVAKIFPGQNLIDYAPLVFGNWLGKLVIVIYLVQWYTIIPIVLRQFSDLVNIMLLPETPKEFVILLMILLIAYAAYAGGIEGIGRCSEFLGPIILIMVVLVLLANSNNINLKQILPVYADSGFKDILRGSLAPASYLGHSVEYLMFASFLSRPHKGRAYTISAVLIANLIVLLTTIMIIAVLGVNLSPNMWYPFFEMTQKISLFGFIDNFDAVPVVIWISSVFVKLAVYLFLVSYGTAQFLKVQSWRIMIWFIAPVMFVFALIPQNVIEATTNYLQRYWVPFALPVNMLGLPLLMLIIGSLKKKAGAATTAKGNSSQ; the protein is encoded by the coding sequence ATGAATCTGAAAATTTCCGGCATGCAGGTATTATGGATCATCTTAAGCATGAATCTCGGGATGACCCTGGTGATGACGATAACCCCGAGCCTGCAGGCCGCTAAGCAAGATGCATGGCTCTCCATTATTGCGGCAGGCTGTATTGCATTGCTCGTTGCCTTACTGGTAACGGCTGTTGCCAAGATTTTTCCAGGCCAGAATCTTATCGACTATGCGCCCTTGGTTTTCGGGAATTGGCTCGGCAAGCTGGTAATCGTCATCTATCTTGTACAGTGGTACACGATTATCCCGATTGTACTCCGCCAATTTTCCGACCTTGTTAATATTATGCTGCTTCCGGAGACGCCCAAGGAATTCGTGATTCTGCTGATGATCCTGTTGATTGCTTATGCCGCCTATGCCGGAGGCATTGAAGGAATTGGACGCTGCAGTGAATTTCTGGGGCCAATCATTCTGATCATGGTCGTACTCGTCCTGCTTGCCAACAGCAATAATATTAACCTGAAGCAAATTCTCCCCGTCTATGCGGATAGCGGCTTTAAGGATATTTTGCGTGGCTCGCTGGCTCCTGCTTCATATCTGGGCCATTCCGTCGAGTATTTGATGTTTGCCTCCTTTTTGTCCCGGCCGCATAAGGGACGGGCCTATACGATCTCGGCGGTACTGATTGCGAACCTCATTGTTCTATTGACCACAATCATGATCATTGCTGTACTCGGCGTCAATCTTAGCCCTAACATGTGGTATCCCTTTTTTGAAATGACCCAGAAAATCTCATTGTTTGGCTTCATCGATAATTTCGATGCTGTTCCGGTCGTCATCTGGATTTCCAGTGTATTCGTCAAGCTGGCCGTCTATTTGTTCTTAGTAAGCTACGGAACCGCGCAATTTCTGAAGGTCCAGAGCTGGAGAATTATGATTTGGTTCATTGCTCCGGTCATGTTTGTCTTTGCGCTGATTCCGCAAAATGTAATTGAAGCTACAACGAATTACCTGCAGCGCTACTGGGTTCCTTTCGCTCTGCCGGTGAACATGCTGGGGCTGCCTTTGCTGATGTTAATAATAGGAAGCTTGAAAAAGAAAGCGGGAGCTGCCACCACGGCAAAAGGTAATAGCAGCCAGTAG
- a CDS encoding metallophosphoesterase has protein sequence MLHTSKNTGRLLAVSDIHGHAGGLQQLLNTAEYNPASDRLILVGDYIDEDPPSWETLHLIRRLTEEGALAVPGNMELRLPEQLADIASGASGGTSLREWLRGLPPYIEADGYLFVHAGFRPDVPLAGQILQDMTEIREEFWGVQPPPYAGKGIIFGHTPTFKMGAKAGEVWRKSGLTGIDTGAKHNCRLTLLDVHNGIAYSCSTEATRQHYKDFKINMLEDR, from the coding sequence GTGCTCCATACATCAAAGAACACAGGCAGGCTGCTGGCGGTTTCAGACATCCACGGGCATGCCGGAGGGCTGCAGCAGTTGCTTAATACCGCTGAATATAATCCTGCATCAGACCGCCTTATATTGGTGGGGGATTACATAGACGAAGATCCGCCAAGCTGGGAGACACTGCATCTGATCAGGAGGCTGACAGAGGAAGGGGCGCTGGCTGTTCCGGGCAATATGGAGCTGCGGCTGCCGGAGCAACTTGCAGACATTGCTTCCGGAGCTTCCGGCGGCACATCCCTCCGTGAATGGCTGCGGGGCCTGCCTCCATACATCGAAGCTGACGGTTACCTGTTCGTCCACGCCGGATTCCGTCCGGATGTGCCGCTTGCCGGACAGATCCTGCAGGATATGACGGAAATTCGTGAGGAATTCTGGGGAGTGCAGCCGCCGCCGTACGCCGGTAAAGGTATTATTTTCGGACATACGCCGACCTTTAAAATGGGGGCCAAAGCAGGTGAGGTCTGGAGGAAATCCGGACTAACCGGCATCGACACCGGGGCGAAGCATAACTGCCGGCTGACGCTGCTGGATGTTCACAACGGTATTGCCTACTCCTGCTCGACCGAAGCCACCAGACAGCATTACAAGGATTTTAAAATAAATATGCTGGAGGACAGGTAA